A section of the Acidimicrobiia bacterium genome encodes:
- the ilvN gene encoding acetolactate synthase small subunit, producing MAAPPRHHILSVLVENRFGVLSRISGLFARRGFNIVSLAVSPTEDERFSRMTIVVDADETPLEQVTKQLNKLIPVIKIVELSPDEAVERELMLVTVKATADGRSQITELAAIFEAKIEDVGYEAITIMVAGSPSKLDAMTDLLQPFGIAEVQRTGRVALPVLARRPTPLRAVRARGA from the coding sequence ATGGCTGCCCCGCCTCGTCACCACATCCTGTCGGTGCTCGTCGAGAACCGGTTCGGCGTGCTCAGCCGCATCTCGGGGCTGTTCGCCCGCCGCGGCTTCAACATCGTGTCGCTCGCCGTCAGCCCGACCGAGGACGAACGGTTCAGCCGGATGACGATCGTCGTCGACGCCGACGAGACGCCCCTCGAGCAGGTCACGAAGCAGCTCAACAAGCTGATCCCGGTCATCAAGATCGTCGAGCTCAGCCCGGACGAGGCCGTCGAGCGCGAGCTCATGCTCGTCACGGTGAAGGCGACGGCCGACGGGCGGTCCCAGATCACCGAGCTGGCCGCCATCTTCGAGGCCAAGATCGAGGACGTGGGCTACGAGGCGATCACGATCATGGTGGCCGGGAGCCCGTCCAAGCTCGACGCCATGACCGACCTGCTCCAGCCCTTCGGCATCGCGGAGGTGCAGCGCACCGGCCGCGTCGCGCTCCCGGTGCTGGCCCGCCGACCGACTCCGCTGCGCGCGGTGCGAGCCCGCGGGGCGTGA